One Rhododendron vialii isolate Sample 1 chromosome 2a, ASM3025357v1 genomic region harbors:
- the LOC131311435 gene encoding NAD(P)H-quinone oxidoreductase subunit M, chloroplastic produces the protein MAAATFSYMALTEVSILGLTGWGKINLKKTRTLSVSAQQQEGTQVQEPEQQKVEEDQEGKKRKELRPVEVQRNVKSKSMGREYGGQWLSSTTRHIRIYAAYIDPVTFEFDQSQMDKLTLILDPGNEFEWNTETCNMVYSYFQELVDHYEGAPLTEYTLRLIGSDLEHYIGKLLYDGTIKYNMNCRVLNFSMGKPRIGFSYSEGEVQDVNQ, from the exons ATGGCTGCAGCAACTTTCTCCTACATGGCTCTAACAGAAGTCTCCATATTAGGCCTGACAGGCTGGGGCAAAATCAACCTAAAAAAGACAAGAACGCTATCCGTATCAGCTCAACAACAAGAAGGAACCCAGGTTCAAGAACCAGAGCAACAGAAAGTCGAAGAAGATCAGGAGGGAAAGAAGCGAAAAGAGCTGAGGCCAGTGGAGGTGCAGCGGAACGTGAAGAGCAAGAGCATGGGGAGAGAGTACGGAGGGCAGTGGCTGAGCAGCACCACCCGCCACATCAGGATTTACGCGGCCTATATCGATCCCGTCACCTTCGAATTCGATCAGTCCCAGATGGATAAGCTCACCCTCATTCTTGATCCGGGCAACGAGTTCGAGTGGAACACCGAGACTTGCAACATGGTCTATTCTTACTTCCAGGAGCTTGTTGATCACTATGAG GGTGCCCCGCTGACAGAGTACACACTCCGTTTGATCGGCTCGGATTTAGAGCATTATATAGGGAAGCTTCTATACGATGGGACAATCAAGTACAACATGAATTGCAGAGTCCTCAACTTCAGCATGGGAAAGCCACGGATTGGATTTAGTTATAGTGAGGGTGAAGTTCAAGATGTAAATCAATAA